ACCGTTTCAGGATGGCGGAAGacgaaaagaggaaaaatgtgggtgaataaagaattaaaaaaaaaaaaagaaaaatcaatcCAATCGCTAGACTACAATAGCGTGGGCAACACAATAGCAACAACACAAAGTGTAGCGGCGTATGGACGTCCAGGTTGTCAATAATCATCGTAAAAGAGGGTAGCAAAAAGTGCTGAAAAGAAACAGGCCGCGCACACTTCTATTGGAAACACGACCCGTAGTCTCTTGAAAAAAGTTACTTGTCGGCAGTAATCACGCGGGATTCCCTCACACCACCGGTGCGCAACAATACAAAACGAcgcacaaaaaagaaatggctgGTTAGCGAGCAAAATGCAATTCATCTTTGCGCCTGTCTGCCTATCCTTTTGTTCCCCATTCGCGACTTTTTTCAATCCAATCATCTACGCAAATCAAAGGAAAAAGGCTTAACTCAAATAGTGTGTACATAGCCTGAAAAGAAGTTGTGTGTAACGCAATATGTTTTCGTTTCTTGTCATGCGGGACAGATGGTCGCAGGGCTTGATCTTGCACCAAGCGGCAGTCGATTGTACGAGGGCGACAATGCTATTACCATTGGCTCTGAGCCACCATTTCTGCCGGCCGGTTGCACAGTGTTCCATCtttgaaaccgtttttttgttgctcGCCACCGTATCTGCCGTCAACCTCTTGACCACCGTTCTTAACGACACACCGCTCATGCCCGATGACGATGGTATCGACATCGACTGGCTCGTCAACTCGCCCGACACGTCCCACTGGCTCCAGGACGACGACGAAGACCAAGAAAACCCCACCAAGGTAAGACCTCTTAACATCTTCTGTACACACGTTTTCAGcctccccttttcttttattcttttaatcCGATTGGTTGGGTAGTATATAGTCGTAGCCTATAAATAACTTTTCTTCCGTCTCTGTTTCCTTGTAACTGCCGAtttctttcccttcttcttcttctatgaGAGTGGCTTGAAAGGCCTTCGCCATTCGGTCCATCAGAGTCGATCGCCCTTGATGGCTCCATAGGGTCGTTGATTACCCCCCTCCCACGTCCGACTGGAAAGCAGCAAATgccttgagaaaacattggccgtgtcaaaaaaaagaagaagaaagaacgCAGAGTCTTGTGTTCACAGCCGCCCGAATAACAACGGGATCGATAGACAATGGCAACTCCCAAACTCTTGCTAGAGCTATAGCAAAAAACCAATGCCAAcggcaaataaataaaaggctTCCATTTCTTCTTATCTCTACTCGCTTTTTCTATTTCTCGTTCGCTTCTGACTTttgtttctcttgtttttgcGCCTCTTTTGATTTCCTTTATCCGCGCCGTCGATAGATGAAGACACGACAACAACTGCGAATGTTTACGTTTCGAAAAAGCGTGGAACCGAAGGCGCCAGACTGGAACTTGTGCGCCCTCATTGATGGatcaatctttttcttttctttctcaagTGCACAACATCGTCTCTTATGTTAAATGTCTCGAGGCAGGGGGCAATCAAAAAGATCTTAGGGCCATAATTACCGCCAGTGATAACCTTAACTGTTTCTTTTGGATTTGATTGACTCGATTGCACAGCATCCGGCGGCAGCGGCGGATGGAGGTTTCAGCGCCAACGTAGGCGCCCGCCTACTGGACGCTCCGCATTGCGTCCTTTTTGGCATCACCATGATCTGGTTCGCGGCCATTACCGTTAATCTAGGTCCGACCTTCATCACGGGCGCGCTGGCCAACCACGTCGAAACGACGCCCCTTCATCCGGCCTGTCCACTCATTCAGACGCCCTACAGGCACTACATCGTCAATTTGCTGTGGGTGATCGTCAACTCGCTCTGTCTCATCCTCACTGTCACGCATCTCTACCGACTCCATCGCGACCTCATCCGATCACGCAAACAGGCCGTCCGCGTCACCGGGTATCGTCCCAGCCTTACTTgcattttttccattatttccacattattattattattatgacaAGGGCGTAGCGTTTCTTTGACAACGGTCcagaaagaattttttttttttttaaatgggaaaaggaaaaaaaaatgtaaatgacTTTCTGGGAAAGAGCGGATTTGATATCATTCAAATGAGTTGTCGCATCTCTAATAGTCTCCGCATGGTCAATCGATTTCTTTGACAGCACAAACTGCCatctcttgaactacattCTTAACTCTCTTTCGACGTAATCGTTGCGAATCGtcaacaactttttttcttcgtgtttTCCTAcgtttttcgtgtttttccAGCGAACTTGGCGCAATGTCAACTGCCCTTTTCGTGCTCTaacatttttccatttttttttgtttcttttacaatacggcccaaaaaaacaaaacgggaaaaaaaaaaaatgtcttgcTGGATACAATGGTGGCgatgaaacaacaacaatcgaCAGAGTTGTGGCGACTATTGCCGGTCCAGCAGTGGCAGGAAATACGGACGACAACAGCAACTTTCACAAACTGCTGAGACGACTCGAGTGCGAGGGCTTACAACGCATCCGCATGTTCACAACCATCTGCATTGTTTACGCTCTCTTTTGGGGCCCGCTTTTTCTAGTGGTGGCCTTTGGGAGTCGGGCAAGTGAAGAGGGACGCGGACTCGCCTCGGTTGGCCCACCCAAAGACCCCGCATCTCACCAGGTCACGCTCTACATTTGTTTCGCTCACGCTTTCATCAATCCGACAGTCTTCCTACTCCTACACTCGGGCCTCAGAGAAGCTGCCTGCGCTGTTTTGTCCTGCTGCTTTGGACGCGATTGCCGAAGTGGCCACCATTCTCCCGACCCTTCATCAGGCCACTACGGCGATGGTAGGGCAGGATCGTTTGACCATCGGAGTCATCACCTGCAGCCGCAAAGACGACCTCCGGCGACGCTAACAGGGCTCGTTGATTACGATCGAATTATCAATTTCAACGGAGGGCCAAGTTTCCTATCACCGGTACACACATTCTCGCCCACGCTGGCCGCACCGTCTTCTTCAGCAGTGGCGGATTCTCGGCCAATGTGAGTCGTCGTGAGTGAACTTTACTTATTTACATACCCGACGATTTCggttaaagaaataaaaagaaaataaataaggaaaagttaaaaaaaaaaaaaaagaggaaaaaggaTTTAGAAATGCTGAGCGAGAGCAACGAACGATCGATACAGTCGAGACCACCACCAAAGCCGCCGCAGGACTCCGGGTTTTTTGCCGTCTTGAATTTATAtgtataaaaaataataataataaaaaatattttaaaaaatgcctaAATAGAGGGGGGGAAGAGCGCTCGGGCTTCACCCCATTGCGGCAAAGACGAGAACCGTGTCGCCCGTCAAGACGTTTGACGTAAAAAAGCTATTCTATATACCAAAGTTTGAGTCATCGAACTTGAAAACGGGCAAATTCAATTCTTGAAAAATTGCTCAAACATATATTTACACACTCATGCATGCACGCACACAAGACGCTGACGTCTATATTGTTTGTATGCTTTGGCCATTTATCGTGCCCAACGGTGAAAGCGGGTGAAAGTCAATACTTGGAATGAGGCCTCTCCCAGCTGAGGTTTGTAACTCAACCGTAGAACCCGCCACAGAAAAGGGAAAACTCGACAACAAGTTTTGAACTTATTGCGGAtgtaaatttgatttttaaataagcGGAAAAAAGGTGGATGAACGCCTCGATTCTTGATCAATTCATGTTAGGTAGTCCAGAATATACAACAATGCGAATCctttctcctctttttctgCTTGTTTTCCTAATTTCTTGTGTTAAGAATAGCGAATTCTACCTGTATTTACGTATGTTGTGTGTAGGGAAACTGTCATTTGACAGTCAAGATGAGCGACCAAGAGCCggatacaaaaaaaacgacCCAAACCATCTTCGTTTTACCGAacaaagaacaacaacaacaacaaaaaaagaaaaagcgtgCTGCTGGAATTGCACTCATCTAGAGGCCGGCCCAAGTGTGTTCCTTTATACTTTCTTCTTTCgacatttcttttccttcatcGTATTTCAAGATCTGTTTGCAATGTAAGCCAAACGGGGAGAAAACGGAGGGAAACTCGGTCTAAAAAAAGCGCAATGACGGCCTGGCGgaccatttttttccccaaggCGCGAGCAAAGATCATGGCATGTTTGTCTTTATTTAGTGATACATAGATATCGGTCGGAGCCAAGAGCAGTGCTAAGGGCCAAAAGCAAATCATCCAGAAAGCCTTTccaatttgtaaaaaaaaaaaaatgggggtaCGAAGAAGATTCAATTCCTGCGCAACACAgtagctctctctctctctctcttttttgctATCTCTATCTCTCTATGTAGCTGCCTTCTAGCCCTCACAATTTTGTATAACGGCTGCGCACTCATCCAACAGTAACCaacaaagaaaggaaaggaaCCATTTTGATTCAGAGAAAATGCAATCTTACTTGTTCAAAGCCTCCTAGAAGTTCAGTTGTATCCATCGCTGAGTTGGTATTCAGGACGTCGAGGGGATGGCCGGTCAGCTGGGCTACCAAACGCACCAGGCTCGTTTTCCCACTGGCCCTCGGGCCAACCTAGTTGAATATTTCATTGAAACTGTTACTTCAGCTGTCAAGATCAATATAATTTCAGTTTAACTtaagcaaaataaaaacagaaaaaaaaaaatgtagcgTAGGCCATGGCAGCAAATGAACCCTTCCATTTTGTCAATACATAAAGCATGATTAGAAATGTGCTTATTCTGGCTTCTTCTATGTAATTTGAACAGCCAAACCTGTTGAGAGCAATGTGTGGGGTATAACTTTTAATTACTTTCTCTGTTGATGATTCCCAAAACTTGTAAAACTCAAAACTAATACATTTAATGCTCCAACATATCGAGTTCTACTTCTCCCTTCTATTACTACATAGCAATAACGATTACATGTCTTGGCACTTACCATGATCGTCATCCAGTTGAGAGCGATGCAATGCATCAATGACTCGAGGGGTCTCAAGTTTCTTTGAAGAATCAACAGTTCTTGGCCACCGATTAAGTCACCGCTGTGGCCCCCTCGAGTTAAAACGGCGCTTCCAACTTGGATCCAACTTTCTGTGAGGTACACGTGAAGGTCATGACCGCGCGGGATTGGAAATTCATTTCCAAAAATGCGTTCGTATGTCTGCAGCATCGTTTCACGATCTTGAAGACTTCGCATCCGGTCGGCATAGATCAAACCAACAAATTGGCCTGGATTGGTCGATTGGCTTGCCTGAATCGCTTCGCACCAGCGGAAAACATCGCGCAAATTGAATTCCCACGGACCACCTCGTAAACCCCATTGGCCCGATTGAGTCACCTCTTTGACAAGTTGTTCGTTGAAATCGACCATTTTAACGATGACGGCCGGATCGATTTGCGGATAAACAGCGCGAGCAATAAATTGCAGATCTTCTTCCGATAGTGGATCGACGTAAACTTGGGTGAATCGATTGAGAAACGATCTGGGAAGGCCTTTACGAGCTCCCCCTTGTTTTAGCGGATTTTGGCAAGCAAACAATTTAGTCATCTGCGGTCGGACGTGAAAGCTACGACCCAACTCCGGAATGTAAAGTTCCCCACGATGATCAAGAACTGCATTCAAGCCTTCGAGTACGGATTGTGATGCCAAATTGAGTTCGTCTAGTACAATCCATTGACCTTCTTTAAGGGCGCGCAATAGCGGCCCGTCTCTCCATTCAAATCTGCCGCCCGTTTCAGACCCTTCAACCGGCAAGTCGGCTCCAAAGAGATCAGATACATCCGTTTGTTCAGACAAGTTGATACGAACAAGATCGTGTCCAGTGGCCTCAGCCAAGGCGGCCACCAAGCTGGTCTTTCCAACTCCAGGACTACCTTCAAGCAGGAGTGGTTTCTTTAATTGCAAAGCTCTTAGAAGACGGATTAGGTTTGCAGATGTGCTGGGCGCTTGAAATGTGAACGAGCTTTGGCTCGGTGATTTACATCCCATTTCGATGAAAAAAGGATCGATGCCAAACAGTCCTTGATGAAGTTTGACGATGGATCCCGAAACAGAACGACCCATCAAAGCTGCGATGTTCACTTGGCTGCTAAAAGGTGCTGCAAGACGTCGGATGGCTTCTTCCACGACGGCACGGTTGCCCAACGAGTCCAGGAACACCAGACAAGCTCCATGAACAAAAGCGGAGGCCGGATCAAGTTGCGTCACAGCGTTAATAAATTGGACCAAGGATAAAATGTCGCGAATGCTGACAGTGGACTTCCTTCCAGTCTCCGACTTGGAGAACCATTCAACAAAATCGACAATGCAAATGGCGATGCTTATTTTATTGCCGTCTGGTGTCGTAATCCATTTCCGCTTGAGATTGTGATCGGCAATGTCGATTATGTCTTGTCGGTCTCTTGACATTGGGCACCAAATTTCTGTCAAGCGATTGCGAAGAGCAGGGGACAGCTCCTTCTTGCCGTAGTCTCCACCGGGGTTCATTGTGGCCAAAAATCGGAATCGATCTGCAGCTTTGATCACTTCAGGCTCTCCAGATCCGGCCTTCTCCGATAATAAAAGGCTTCGCTCCGGTTCCAAAACCGAATTAAGTCGCTCCAACACGCTATCATCGGCCAACGATATTTCATCAGCAAGGAAGTAATGGCCTCCGAGCAGCGATAATACAAGCGGGCCATCTACCCACTCAAATAGGCGGTCAACGACTCCGCTTTCCGATTGTTGGTCTCGGAGGTTTCTCACAGGTCTCAAACCTCCGAGAAAATCGGATCCTTCGCTGTACTGATGGTAATTGATGGTCATTAGTTGACAGCTCTTTTGTGCAGCAAGGTATTGACACACGCTCGTTTTGCCGCATCCGGTGTCACCCACCAAAAGGACAGGTTCGACAAACCGGAGCGATTGCGCAACCAAGACAGCTAAGCGCCTTAACGCGTACGTCCAAACTAGGTGATCAAATCCTTCCAGGCACTGGAGCGATTCCAAGATGGGCCGAGTAACCGGTGAAGTTTTGTCTGACAACGTGAAGAGATGTTGTGGATCCACTGTccttttaaaatgttttcccAAGACTTCGCGGATGACgagagcttcttcttctttgcgtACACGTCCGGCCAGCACCAAATAACCTTCGTCGGCTAAATGTTGATCCCAATCATAAAACGTTGCCGAACGGTCTGCGGTTGCCAAACGGTAGCGTTCTGCCCATCTGAAGAGGTCACGTAACGTCATGAAGCCTTGTTTTCCAGCAAAGGCTGCGCTACCTCTACGTCGGAGTTGCAACTCCACCATGACGGCTACGCAGCGCTTGCAATATGAAGGGGGCATGTCACATCTTCGGTGCAAAATGGTCTCCAATTCTTGCGAAGGGATATCGTTAAAATGTAGCTCGACGAAACGATTACGGAAAGCGCGGGAGAGAAGCTTGCGGCCACCATAATTC
The DNA window shown above is from Daphnia magna isolate NIES linkage group LG9, ASM2063170v1.1, whole genome shotgun sequence and carries:
- the LOC116930242 gene encoding uncharacterized protein LOC116930242 isoform X2, with the protein product MIIGANLRFGGSGGTTNGTRTFNCPASSSTEASLLYLIAVLGVVTNVAVMLLILGRATLRRWSQGLILHQAAVDCTRATMLLPLALSHHFCRPVAQCSIFETVFLLLATVSAVNLLTTVLNDTPLMPDDDGIDIDWLVNSPDTSHWLQDDDEDQENPTKHPAAAADGGFSANVGARLLDAPHCVLFGITMIWFAAITVNLGPTFITGALANHVETTPLHPACPLIQTPYRHYIVNLLWVIVNSLCLILTVTHLYRLHRDLIRSRKQAVRVTGVVATIAGPAVAGNTDDNSNFHKLLRRLECEGLQRIRMFTTICIVYALFWGPLFLVVAFGSRASEEGRGLASVGPPKDPASHQVTLYICFAHAFINPTVFLLLHSGLREAACAVLSCCFGRDCRSGHHSPDPSSGHYGDGRAGSFDHRSHHLQPQRRPPATLTGLVDYDRIINFNGGPSFLSPVHTFSPTLAAPSSSAVADSRPM
- the LOC116930242 gene encoding uncharacterized protein LOC116930242 isoform X1 — translated: MIIGANLRFGGSGGTTNGTRTFNCPASSSTEASLLYLIAVLGVVTNVAVMLLILGRATLRRWSQGLILHQAAVDCTRATMLLPLALSHHFCRPVAQCSIFETVFLLLATVSAVNLLTTVLNDTPLMPDDDGIDIDWLVNSPDTSHWLQDDDEDQENPTKHPAAAADGGFSANVGARLLDAPHCVLFGITMIWFAAITVNLGPTFITGALANHVETTPLHPACPLIQTPYRHYIVNLLWVIVNSLCLILTVTHLYRLHRDLIRSRKQAVRVTGVVATIAGPAVAGNTDDNSNFHKLLRRLECEGLQRIRMFTTICIVYALFWGPLFLVVAFGSRASEEGRGLASVGPPKDPASHQVTLYICFAHAFINPTVFLLLHSGLREAACAVLSCCFGRDCRSGHHSPDPSSGHYGDGRAGSFDHRSHHLQPQRRPPATLTGLVDYDRIINFNGGPSFLSPVHTFSPTLAAPSSSAVADSRPMETVI